Proteins encoded by one window of Danaus plexippus chromosome Z, MEX_DaPlex, whole genome shotgun sequence:
- the LOC116778180 gene encoding ecdysone oxidase-like has translation MQAAPECYIRMREYDIGCSLLLLVESRGFSYATQLSRAMGNFYRINALILLSALGLAANKWPPDTFIPNNGEFTADYVVVGAGTAGSIIGFRLTEDPNVDVVMVEAGDDPPTDAELPGLFFSLPKTKIDWNYTSEDDGYSAQYHRNKFVDLPSGKVLGGSSSLHHFYYLRGDAADFEDWVKASGNESWSLENLLPYFKKSERLEDKDISDSETGNLHGYSGEVGITRRVTELPEKYLQAFQEVGHPVVLDINGHHVKGFTQPLFFIAEKKRQSSAEGYLTRAKSRDNLHLVKNTIANRILFDSNNNAIGVECASLDGRVFKVFARKEVVISAGAFNTPKLLKLSGIGPRAELESFGIKVISDLPVGENLQDHLAVVLAHGLEKTNDTPSAPILNDFPLDTFVGLESIDPNQEKPDYLTLNLICRNNPECLSQLCSVVFGLNQDVCNQIMKAGEGREILVSILTVCRPVSTGRVLLKSSDPKDPPVIYTGFLSNKTDLENSARYIEDFIRVVESKYFKSVGGETLQPHLPNCSHLQWNTREYWKCYVLNMMDTTFHYSSTCPMGSVLDSQLRVRGVGRLRVGDASAMPNIVSSNINAAVMVLAEKLADLLKESGKQ, from the exons ATGCAGGCAGCACCAGAGTGTTATATAAGGATGAGAGAGTATGACATTGGGTGCAGTTTGTTGTTACTGGTCGAGTCGAGAG gATTCTCATACGCAACGCAGCTATCGAGGGCGATGGGCAACTTTTATAGGATCAATGCCTTGATTTTATTGTCTGCTCTAGGACTTGCCGCAAATAAATGGCCTCCTGATACCTTTATTCCaa ATAACGGAGAATTCACTGCCGATTATGTAGTGGTAGGAGCTGGTACGGCAGGAAGCATAATTGGCTTTCGTCTAACAGAGGATCCTAATGTCGATGTCGTGATGGTTGAAGCTGGCGATGATCCCCCAACAGATGCGGAA TTACCAGGGTTATTCTTTTCATTGCCAAAAACTAAAATTGATTGGAATTATACATCTGAAGACGATGGCTACAGTGCTCAGtatcatagaaataaatttgttgatTTACCATCCGGAAAAGTACTCGGTGGAAGCAGCAGCCTTCATCACTTCTATTACCTCAGGGGAGATGCCGCTGACTTTGAAGACTGGGTGAAAGCTAGTGGCAATGAATCGTGGTCTTTAGAAAACCTCTTACCTTATTTTAAGAAGAGTGAACGTCTCGAGGACAAGGACATAAGCGATTCAGAAACTGGTAATTTACATGGATACAGCGGAGAGGTCGGAATCACGAGACGTGTAACAGAATTgccagaaaaatatttacaagcaTTCCAAGAAGTTGGACATCCAGTTGTTCTTGATATTAACGGCCATCATGTCAAAGGATTTACACAacctttgttttttattgctGAAAAGAAGCGACAAAGTAGTGCCGAAGGTTATTTAACTAGAGCAAAGTCTCGAGATAATCTTCATCTAGTAAAGAATACAATAGCTAACAGAATTTTGTTTGATTCCAATAATAATGCTATCGGTGTTGAATGCGCTTCATTAGACGGAAGAGTGTTCAAAGTTTTCGCTCGAAAGGAAGTCGTCATATCTGCTGGGGCTTTCAATACGCCtaaattgttaaaactatCGGGCATAGGTCCTCGAGCTGAACTCGAAAGTTTTGGCATTAAGGTTATTTCAGATCTACCAGTGGGAGAAAATTTACAAGACCATTTGGCTGTCGTTCTTGCTCATGGACTAGAAAAAACTAATGACACTCCATCGGCTCCAATTCTGAATGATTTTCCTCTAGACACTTTTGTAGGTTTAGAATCTATTGACCCAAATCAGGAAAAACCAGATTATCTGACGTTAAACCTAATTTGTAGAAATAATCCAGAGTGTTTGAGTCAACTTTGTTCCGTTGTGTTTGGTTTAAACCAAGACGTATGTAATCAGATAATGAAAGCTGGTGAAGGAAGAGAGATTTTAGTCTCTATACTTACTGTCTGTCGTCCAGTATCCACTGGAAGAGTTTTACTGAAGAGTTCAGACCCTAAAGACCCGCCTGTGATCTATACCGGTTTCCTTTCTAACAAAACTGATCTGGAAAACAGCGCTCGTTATATCGAAGACTTCATAAGAGTTGTAGAGTCAAAATACTTTAAGAGTGTCGGAGGAGAGACTTTACAACCACATTTACCGAATTGTTCGCACTTACAGTGGAACACGAGAGAATATTGGAAGTGTTATGTTCTCAACATGATGGACACTACATTCCACTACAGTAGTACATGTCCAATGGGTTCCGTATTAGATTCTCAATTGAGAGTGCGAGGTGTGGGGAGACTGCGAGTAGGCGATGCCAGTGCTATGCCGAATATAGTCTCAAGTAACATAAACGCCGCTGTCATGGTACTTGCTGAAAAGCTTGCTGACCTTCTTAAGGAGTCAGGTAAACAATga